In the Sulfurivermis fontis genome, TCAGTCCCCTCCAGGTGCGCTAGGCGAGGTGAGCGCCTCCAAGTATTCGCGTCCATTGGCGTTTATTGGCGGACTCCAGCATTTCATGCGCAACAGGCAGCGCCGGGACGGTTGGGCATGTCCGCCAGCGCCTGCCGGTCGGTGGCGTAGGGTGCCTGGCCGGCGACGCCGTCGGTGGTGATGCGCAACACTTCGCGTGCCCACGCGGGCAGTTCCGGGTGCAGGCGGTAGTAAACCCACAGGCCCTGGCGGCGGTCGGTGACGATGCCGGCCTCGCGCAGCTGGGCCAGGTGGCGGGAAATCTTGGGTTGGGACTCGCCCAGGGCGTGGGTCAGTTCGCACACGCACAGCTCGCCCTCCCGGTGCAGCAGCAGCAGGCAGCGCAGGCGGGTGGGGTCGGCGAGGGCGCGAAACAGGGCTTCGGTGGAGAGTGACATGGGCAAAACATACGCCTAAGCATATATATGGTCAAGCGTATATTTGGCCAAGGTACGGGATACGAGGGGTGAATGGGGGCATGTGGCTGCGCTACTTCGCCCGCGGAGCCGGCTCCTACAGGCGCTTCCTTCGTGCGCGCAGCGCACGCCTTCCTCGTATCTCGCTCCTTGTACCTCGTCCCTGGCCGTTCGCGCTGGAGGCGGGGCGGCCCCATCCGGTATAGTAGCCGCCTGTTTTCCTTGCTATTCCGCCCATGAAAACCCTACACGTCGACCTGGGGGCGCGCAGCTACCCCATATATATCGGCCCCGGCCTGCTGGGCCGTGCCGACCTGGTATTGCCCCACCTCACGGGCACGCAGGTGATGATCGTCAGCAACGAGACGGTGGCGCCGCTGTACCTGGAGCGCACCCTGGCGGCCTTCAAGGGCATCCGCACCGAGGCGGTGATCCTGCCCGACGGCGAGCAGTACAAGACCCTGGAAACGGTCAACACTATCTTCGACGCCCTGCTGTCCCACCGTTTCGACCGCAAGTGCACCCTGGTGGCCCTGGGCGGCGGCGTGGTGGGCGACATGACCGGCTTCGCCGCCGCCTGCTACCAGCGCGGCGTGTCCTTCATCCAGATCCCCACCACCCTGCTGTCGCAGGTGGACTCCTCGGTGGGCGGCAAGACCGGCGTGAACCATCCGCTCGGCAAGAACATGATCGGCGCCTTCCACCAGCCGCGCTGTGTGCTGGCCGACACCGACACCCTCAACACCCTGGACGAGCGCCAGCTGCGCGCCGGCATCGCCGAGGTGATCAAATACGGCCTGATCAACGACCCGGAGTTCTTCGCCTGGCTGGAGCAGAACATGAACGCGCTGCTCTCGCGCGAGCCGGAGGCGCTGAGCTATGCCATCGAACGCTCCTGCCGCGACAAGGCGGCCATCGTCGCCGCCGACGAGACCGAGGGCGGCGTGCGCGCCCTGCTCAACCTGGGGCACACCTACGGCCACGCCATCGAAACCGGCATGGGTTACGGCGAGTGGCTGCACGGCGAGGCCATCGCCGCCGGCATGGTGATGGCGGCGCAGCTGTCGCAGCACCTGGGCTGGATGGCGACCGATGACGTGGCGCGGGTACGCAACCTGATCCAGGCCGCCGGCCTGCCGGTGCAGGCGCCGGCGGAGCTGGATGCCGCCCGCTTTCTGGAACTGATGGCGGTGGACAAGAAGGTGCTGGCGGGCAAGCTGCGGCTCATTCTGCTGCGCGGCATCGGCCAGGCAGTGATCAGCGACAGCGCGACGCCGGAACAGATCAGTGCCGGCATCGACCTGCACCGCAGTGGTAGCTGATGAATCAGTGGTAGGGTAAGCGCACCGCATCCACCAAGCAGACAGGTACGAGGGACAAGATACGAGATACGAGGAAGGGGTGCGCTCTGCGCACGGCCAATTTCGATACGCTACGAGCGTAGCGAGCTCATCCCTCGCAGCTCGTCCCTTGTATCTCGTACCTCCGTTTCTACTGTTGTCGAATCATGAGGTAACGGGATGAGCAATCTGGCCCCCTACGCAGCCGTCTGCACCCGCTCTCGCGGCCGCCGTCTCCCCGAACCCGCCCCGCAGTACCGCAGCGAATTCCAGCGCGACCGCGACCGCATCGTGCATTCGTCCGCCTTCCGCCGCCTGGAGTACAAGACCCAGGTGTTCGTCAATCACGAAGGCGACATGTTCCGCACCCGCCTGACCCACTCCATCGAAGTGGCGCAGATCGGCCGCGCCATCGCCCGTGCGCTGCATCTGAACGAGGACCTTACCGAGGCCATCAGCCTGGCCCACGACCTCGGCCATACCCCCTTCGGCCACGCCGGCCAGGACGCCCTCAACGAGTGTATGCGCGATTACGGCGGCTTCGAGCACAACCTGCAATCGCTGCGCGTGGTGGACGAACTGGAGGACCGCTATGCCGAGTTCCGCGGTCTCAATCTCACCTTCGAGACGCGCGAGGGCATCCTCAAGCATTGCTCGCTGGAAAATGCGCGCCAGCTCGGCGAACTGGGGCAACGTTTTCTGGAGAAAGGCCAGCCCAGCCTGGAGGCGCAGATCGCCAACATCGCCGATGCCATCGCCTACAACAATCACGACGTGGACGACGGCCTGCGCGCGGGGCTGCTGACGGTGGAGCAGCTGTGCGAGGTGGAGCTGTTCGCGGCGCAGCATGCCGCCGTGCGCCAGGCCTACCCCGACCTCGACGGCCGCCGCCTGATCCACGAAATCATCCGCCGCATGATCAACCGCCAGGTGGTGGACCTGCTGGAGACCAGCCGCCGTCTCATCGACGAGGCCGCCCCGGCCGATATCGACGCGGTGCGTGCCCAAAGCGAGCCGCTGCTGCGCTTCAGCGAGGCGATGCAGCAGCAGCACCAGACCCTCAAGCGCTTCCTGCGCGTCAATCTCTACCAGCACTACCGCGTGCACCGCATGACGGTGAAGTCGCAGCGCATCGTGCGTGACCTGTTCGGCGCCATCTTCGACGACCCGCGCCTGCTGCCGGTGCCGCACCAGCACAACGTCGCCGTGCTGGAACAGCGGCACGGCCCCGCCGGCCGCGCCCGCGCCGTGGCCGACTACATCGCCGGCATGACCGACCGCTACGCCATCGCCGAACACGGCAAGCTGTTCACGCCCACCGAGCTGACATGACGGAAGGCACGAGATACGAGGGGTTACGCGGGGCGAACCCGCGGCGCCCTGGCTGTAGCGGATAAACGCTGCTACGGGGCGAGCCCGTCGCTCCCCCTGGTTTGTGAAGCGAGCGCCCACCAACACACCTTTTGGTGGTCACCATCCCTCCGCAGCACCACATCTTGTGCGCTTATTGGCGTTTCTACCTTGAGAAATCAGCGTCTTGGCGGCATACTTTCGCCCAATCACGGGCAGCCCTTGCGGGGGCTGACATAACAACACACAGGGAACCCGCGTCATCGGCACATGCGTATCTACATGCAGACACCCGTCACCGATGACAGCCCGCCGCGCTACTACCACCTGTTTCTGCAGGAAGACCTGCTCGGTGGCTGGAACGTGGTGCGTGAATGGGGTTTCCAGGGGGCTTCCGGGCGCATGGTGCGCGACCATTTCGCGACCCGGGAGGCGGCCGAGTCCGCCATCATCAGCGGGCGTGATGCGCAGCTCAAACGGGGATATCGCGTGATGTTCATGCAGGGTGAGGAGCGACCCAGATGATGCGGGCCCTACGCCGTAACAAGGACCCGCTGGCTGCCCCGCCCTATCTTTCCCGTTACAAACTGCGCGAGAGCCCCTTCGCCAACGGTGCCCGTTTCTTCTACGCCGACCCCGAGCGCGCGCAAACCCTCAACATGCTGCAACACCTGACCCAGTACAGCGAGGAGCTGTTGCTGGTGACGGGGCCGGCCGGCAGTGGCAAGAGTACCCTGCTGGAGCAGTACCTGACGCGCGCCGACGAGGACTGGAAGGTGTGCCGCGTCAGCGCCACCGAAACGCCCGACCCGGGCCAGTTGTTTCTCGCCGCCGCCCGTTGCTTCGGTCTGCACACCGATGGTGTTGCTTCCGACGCCCTGCTCGGTGCGTTGCAGGAACACCTCAACCGCCTGCAGCAGACCATGACGCCGGTGCTGGTGGTGGACGATGCCGACCGGCTGTCCGACGACGCCCTGGAGATCGTGGTGCGCCTGGCCGAACTGCCCGGCGAGCACGGCAAGCTGGTGCGCGTCATCCTGTTCGCCGACAGCGCCATCCTGCCGCGTTTCGACAGCGCCCGCTTCGCCTCCGGACCGCGCCCGCACCGCCTCGACCTCAAACCGCTGGACGAGGCGCAGACCATCGCCTATCTGCAACACCGTCTGGCCACCGCCGGTTTCGCCGGCGGACCGCTGTTCCTGCCGCGCGACCTGAAGCGCATCCACAAGCAGTCGCTGGGCTGGCCCGGCGGCATCAACCTACAGGCCCATGAGGTTCTGATGAGCAAACGCAGTGGCAGCAGCATTCCCTGGCCCTATGTCGTCGCCGCACTGGCGGTGGCGGCCGCTGCCGGTACCTGGCTGCAGTTCTCCGGCGGGGACCATGTACCGCCGGCCGGCGTCACTCCGCCTCCGTCGCCGGTGGCGGCGGCGCCGGAACGGCCCATCGTGCGCTATGCCGAACCGACGGGGGCGGCGCCGTCGGCGCTGACGGTGCGCAGCGGCGAGACGGTACAGATCACCTGCCTGGCACCGACGGTCGCCGAATCCCCCCGGCCGTTGCCGCAGCCGATGCTGCGTGAAGTGGCCCCCGTCGCTGAGCCGCCGGCCGCACCTGCGGCCCCCGTTGCAGCGATGACCGTTCCCGCGGAGCCCGCCCCTGAACCCGCACCCACGGAGCCGGGCACCGCGCCGCCGGTGGAGGCGCCGGTCGCCGAGCCTGTGGCCCCGTCCGCCCCCGTCGAACCGCCCGCTGCGGCCGAACCCGCCGTCCCGGTGGAAGCGGTTCCCGCTGTGCCGACACCCGTCATCGAGCGGGTCGAGCCGGACCCGGCCCCGGGCAGCCGCCAGGCGCAGACCCTGACCCTGCACGGCAGGCATTTCACGCCGGACAGCCGGGTCACCGTGAGCTGGCGCGGCCGGCGCAAGACCCTGGCGGCCGGGCAGGTCCGGGTGCTGGACGGCGAACGCATCGCCATCACCGTCACCACCGGCACCACCCCGGATACCTGGTCGGTGGTGGTGGCCGGGGCCGATGGCCGGGCCTCGGCACCGTTCCAGTTCAAGGTCGCCGCGCCGGTCAAGGCGGCGGCTGCACCCGCAGCCCTCCCTGCCGCCGCCCCGGCGCCGGCAGCGGCCCAGCCGGCCGTGGCCGGGTTCCGTGATGCCGCCTGGTTGCGGGCGCAGGCGCCGCGCCATTTCACTGTGCAACTGGTGGGGGCCGGCACGGAGGAGGCGGTGCGTGCCCATCTGCGCGGCTACGATGTGCGTGGTGATATCGCCCTGATCACCGTGCAGCGCGACGGCAAGCCCTGGTTCGTGCTGTTCTGGGGCAATTTCGCCGAGCGTGCCGCCGCCGAGCGTGCCGTGGCCGCCCTGCCGGCGCCGCTCAAGCGGGTGTCGCCCTGGATCCGC is a window encoding:
- the aroB gene encoding 3-dehydroquinate synthase; amino-acid sequence: MKTLHVDLGARSYPIYIGPGLLGRADLVLPHLTGTQVMIVSNETVAPLYLERTLAAFKGIRTEAVILPDGEQYKTLETVNTIFDALLSHRFDRKCTLVALGGGVVGDMTGFAAACYQRGVSFIQIPTTLLSQVDSSVGGKTGVNHPLGKNMIGAFHQPRCVLADTDTLNTLDERQLRAGIAEVIKYGLINDPEFFAWLEQNMNALLSREPEALSYAIERSCRDKAAIVAADETEGGVRALLNLGHTYGHAIETGMGYGEWLHGEAIAAGMVMAAQLSQHLGWMATDDVARVRNLIQAAGLPVQAPAELDAARFLELMAVDKKVLAGKLRLILLRGIGQAVISDSATPEQISAGIDLHRSGS
- a CDS encoding WGR domain-containing protein, encoding MRIYMQTPVTDDSPPRYYHLFLQEDLLGGWNVVREWGFQGASGRMVRDHFATREAAESAIISGRDAQLKRGYRVMFMQGEERPR
- a CDS encoding deoxyguanosinetriphosphate triphosphohydrolase, which encodes MSNLAPYAAVCTRSRGRRLPEPAPQYRSEFQRDRDRIVHSSAFRRLEYKTQVFVNHEGDMFRTRLTHSIEVAQIGRAIARALHLNEDLTEAISLAHDLGHTPFGHAGQDALNECMRDYGGFEHNLQSLRVVDELEDRYAEFRGLNLTFETREGILKHCSLENARQLGELGQRFLEKGQPSLEAQIANIADAIAYNNHDVDDGLRAGLLTVEQLCEVELFAAQHAAVRQAYPDLDGRRLIHEIIRRMINRQVVDLLETSRRLIDEAAPADIDAVRAQSEPLLRFSEAMQQQHQTLKRFLRVNLYQHYRVHRMTVKSQRIVRDLFGAIFDDPRLLPVPHQHNVAVLEQRHGPAGRARAVADYIAGMTDRYAIAEHGKLFTPTELT
- a CDS encoding metalloregulator ArsR/SmtB family transcription factor; the encoded protein is MSLSTEALFRALADPTRLRCLLLLHREGELCVCELTHALGESQPKISRHLAQLREAGIVTDRRQGLWVYYRLHPELPAWAREVLRITTDGVAGQAPYATDRQALADMPNRPGAACCA
- a CDS encoding AAA family ATPase, which produces MMRALRRNKDPLAAPPYLSRYKLRESPFANGARFFYADPERAQTLNMLQHLTQYSEELLLVTGPAGSGKSTLLEQYLTRADEDWKVCRVSATETPDPGQLFLAAARCFGLHTDGVASDALLGALQEHLNRLQQTMTPVLVVDDADRLSDDALEIVVRLAELPGEHGKLVRVILFADSAILPRFDSARFASGPRPHRLDLKPLDEAQTIAYLQHRLATAGFAGGPLFLPRDLKRIHKQSLGWPGGINLQAHEVLMSKRSGSSIPWPYVVAALAVAAAAGTWLQFSGGDHVPPAGVTPPPSPVAAAPERPIVRYAEPTGAAPSALTVRSGETVQITCLAPTVAESPRPLPQPMLREVAPVAEPPAAPAAPVAAMTVPAEPAPEPAPTEPGTAPPVEAPVAEPVAPSAPVEPPAAAEPAVPVEAVPAVPTPVIERVEPDPAPGSRQAQTLTLHGRHFTPDSRVTVSWRGRRKTLAAGQVRVLDGERIAITVTTGTTPDTWSVVVAGADGRASAPFQFKVAAPVKAAAAPAALPAAAPAPAAAQPAVAGFRDAAWLRAQAPRHFTVQLVGAGTEEAVRAHLRGYDVRGDIALITVQRDGKPWFVLFWGNFAERAAAERAVAALPAPLKRVSPWIRPFADVHAELNAGVAR